The Aedes albopictus strain Foshan chromosome 2, AalbF5, whole genome shotgun sequence region AAAATCGCTCGATTGCATTGTTGGTCAATCTCCGCAGTTGGACAAGCCGTGGTGGAGTGCCGCCCGTAGACTTCAACTCCTATTTGGCTAACAACGATTCGATTGGCTGGTATTTGATCTTGTTTGGGGTCTTGGCCGTAACGAACGTGACGTGTGGGTCGGTTCGATTCCGCCTGTAGCAGCTTCGAACGCTTGTCTTCAGCTAGAATCGCTCAATGCATATAGCTATTATCGTTCATTAGGCCTTCTTTCGACTGTTGCACTGTTTGCTTGCAATTAAAGTCATTTGTTCTTGATTAACATGTTGGCAGCCGCTGCACGATTCGATGCATTAAAATCACACCAAAGGCTTACTGCACTGCTAGTATGTGGTTCGGTTTCAATTAGTCTCCTTACGGTAGGCTTTGTGTCACCAAAGCATCACCATTCATAAGAAATTTTGTCATCAAATGGTGTTAATGTTGCCGCACTTCCCTTTTGTTAAACCCTTAGGAAATAGAATGCTCGCCGCTTCCACCCACTTACTCGTACTTAGCTTGTTATATGGTAATTAATCATCCTAAAGTTGCCTCTACAAGTGCACACCTTCGTCGTCGTTTTCCGTACGTCCACCAGTCTGTCGGTCAGTACCTACCAGCAGTTTACGAACCGCGATCTCGATCACAAAGCGGAACCCATAAAATGCAGACAGGTTGCAGGCAAAACTAGCTACAGAAACCGCACGATCTCTGCCGCTGTGCTGATCGGTGCTCGCGCTCCAGTTGAGGAGGTCTTGGAGGCGGCACGCGCACACTTCTCGCGCTTCTCGAATCTGCGAATGGTCGTCGTGATCGCGTCGTCGCCAAGTGTCTCGCTCGCGTGCGCTGTTCAGCGGAAGGCGTGTACAGTACAACGAGGAAAACAAAGACATAACAGCTGTGAACTCGGTGGTCGTTGGTGCTCCTACTTTATGTACCTAGCGCAGTTGGATAGTAGATTGCGGTTGTAATTGGTCGTGATTGGAGGTGCGTTTAATATGCGATACAGTTTTCTATCTTCAAGATCAATGTCAAATATCAGATGTGGTGCAAGTGAGGCATTTTGCCTTGAAGTTTTTTTCTGCCATATTTAAAAATAATACCATATTTTGTTCTACTCCTACTTAAATTGAACGCATTCCACATTTTAACAATGTTTTTATCATTGAATTTGTCACTAGTTTAAAATATTGTACAATTGTAACAGTTGTTCAAAACGGTGTTTCCAGGTAAACTTTTGCGTCCGTGTTATTTCCTTTGCTCGAAGAAAAGTGAAAAAGGAGTCATAATTTGACTTATTAAATGTTTGAACGCACATGTATTGGAAAACTTATGCTATTATCAGTGTTTTATAAAACCTGATAGAATAGAACAGCTATACTTTTCTAGCGTTTATAAGTCATTATTGAAGATAGTTAGCCATAGCTATTCattgacatttttctaggaattcctttagaaaaatctcaaaagattcttcataagtttctccagggattgcttcataaattcctttctaaaagaaatctttcagaaattgttttgttGATTCCTGAGATTTTCTTAGTTATTCTATCAGCAATTATTACTAAATTTATTCTCTGTTATTTCTCCACacatatttcaagaaatttttaaaagaattgatGACACTTCAATTCATTGAATtatgttccttcgggaatttcttcagcgattccttcaagagttgccACAGTAATTTccttttctaaaatttctgcaaggctttcttcataaattcttcttaaATTACTTAAGAAGCTGTTTTTGGGAAGTTAAACTAATAATCGTTCCAGCAATCGTACTTACAAGAAATATTTCTGATAATTACTCCAGAGGATCCCCCCAAGAGAGTACTTCTAGTGACTCATTCAGAAAAATCCCCAAAGATCCatgttcaagaatttcaccacaaGCTTTCCACGAAtaaattcctagaattcctcttatttttatgaaattccaggaatttgccctcaagaatttctttacgaattactccagagatcacTTAAGATATTTCTGCAGAGAATTTCGTCCAGGAACCCAATCAGtaaattttcagggatttcatcaagGAATATGCAAAAGTaggtcctggagttctttcagaaattccttaagaaacttttttgaCAACACTTCGGAGAAAAATCCCTTCTGGAATCTGTGCAGGAATACCAGTAGACATCTCGGAAGGAATAATTGGAACCatttaaaaataaatagttgtaagaatttctgcagttattcctaaagattttttcaaagaaatttctaaaaataaaacacaagaTCATTTGAAGAAactatttcggaaggaattcataaagaaatttaggAATGAATTcgtggattattttttgaaagaatctctggataattATCTAGAGGCACATAGAGTTATCTGGAGGCACATGAAATACTTTTGCAAAGACCTGTAGAgagatatataaaaaaaaccctgtaaaaattttccaaaaatatttttaaagacatttctgaTATTCCTTAtgaaatctgtaaaaaaatcgaaaaaaaataatgacaaaAAAACTGTAGGAACACAGGGAAAAACTTCTGACAGATTCTCTttatgaatttctgagagaatttacATTGGGATCCATAGAAAAACTCCCCAAGAAATATTTAGaaggtttccttaagaaattgcagaaaagtttctataatattagaaaaaaattgagaagcaattattggatgaatttcaaatgaaatccaCGGAAAAATTGTAGAAACTTtcgcagaaatccccgaaagatttttaaagaaatatctgaaaaaaaaacagaagttcAATTGAACATGATGAATTGATCAATTAATGATCTAtgctaaaattcttgaagaagtccttAAAATACAGaagtcattcatttcatttattaagttcaacatcaaattcatgataacactgaatcaacaatttgacgccataatactcgatttcgGATACTCGGCgaacccaacgctcgccagatcacgctccacctagtccgccaatcgtgctctctgcgctccacgccttcttgtgtccaCCGTATCCGTCTGGCTTTAGCCACTTTCTGGATATTGGGTTCAGCGTagagtgtagcgagctcgtggttcatccttctccgccacacaacgttctcctgcacgccgccaaagatcgttcttagcacgcgtcgcacgaaaactccgagtgcttgaaggtcctcctcgagtatcgttcatgtctcgtgtccgtagagaaccaccggtcttattagcgtctagtacatggtacatttggtgcgaggaagaatcttttttgaccgcaatttcttctggagcccgtagtagacacgacttccactgatgatgcgcctcacgCCTCACGGCTCACGGCTCACGTTTTTGCCAGCCGTTAGCAAAGAAAACGTGGAAAAATTCCACAAAGAGTTCCACAagcaacttctgtagaaattttcaataaaatgcctccagaaattccaggagacattcgtggaagaataactggaggaGTATCTGGAGGCATCGCaacgaaatttttgaaagaatctttggaagaattttcgaaagaatttctagaaaaatctttggaaaacgcgCTTTACGTGACTCCTGAAGAATTAATTGAGAAATTAAAAATCAAACAGGGAGAAGTCTTCTAATAAGGTTACTGGACGATTTCAAGAAAATACCAATAGAcgtatatctgaaaaaaaaaatcctctttgatatatcttaaaaaaaagaaaaacttttgtaaatattcttggaaaaatctcgtaAGAAAATTGAGAAAAAAGATAATattctagagatatttctgaagacattttttatgaaatttgtaaagaaaattctgaaaaagtttttggagaaaaatgCTGGTCAAGCACAAGGAAAAAGTTCTGAAAGATTCTCTTCAATTTACATTGAAATCCATTGATAAACTGtgcaagaaatctttggaagatttcctgaagaaattgctggaaaaatttcaaattgaatcCACGAAAAAAGTGTAGGGATTtcaataggaatccctggaggatttttagaaaaatttctaaaaaaaaatcacagaagttCAATTGTAGATATTCtacgctgaaattcctgaagaaatccttaaaatacagAGGAAGCCTCTACAACTAATTCTGAGAAGTTCATGGAaacatttcagaaagaatccgtggacaaatttctggaagaattccggaaagagcTTTTGAAAAAATTTCCAGGTATTTAACTTTAGAAATTTTAGgaggcatttttggaagaatctcccaaaaatatctggaggcatcgcaacgaaatttctgaaagaatctttggaagaatttctgaaacaattcttagaaaaattcttttgaaaacgcTTGGCGGGACTCGtgaagaattcattgagaaattcaaaaACAAACAGGGAGAAGTCTTCTAATCACCTTTCAAGAAAGTACCAATAGAATAGGCGTATATTTAAAAAAGttctcattgaaatatttgaaacaggaaatttatttggtaatattcttgggaaaatttctatagaaaattacaggaatccctgaagaattttctaaggtatttcggaaaaaaaatcacagaagatcaATTGAAGATATTCCATGCTGATCCTTAAAATACAAAATAACTCTTTGAAGCTATTTCAGAAGGAGTCCATGAAGACATGTCAGAAAGATTCTGTAAataaatttcgtaaggaattccagaaggaacttttgaagaaatttccagtttaatacttccagaaattccaggaggcattcatggaaaaattcctggaggaatatctggaggcatTGAtccgaaatttttgaagaaatctaaggaagaatatctgaaagaattgctaAATGAACTCCTTGGAAAAAGCTTGGCGGAACTCGTGAAGAATTAATTAAGAAACAAACCTGAAGAAGTCCTCTAATAAGGTTACTGGAGGATTTCAAGAAATCACCTATGAAGTAgacgtatttctgaaaaaaatcttctttaACATATCTAAAAAATAACACTTAGAAAAACTTTTGTGaagattcttgagaaaatctccatagaaatttctaaaaaaaaaaatattaaaatggccagaaattgtttttttagaaatacctAAACCTGGCGGAACACAAgaaaaaagaatttctgaggaaatttagataacaatccatggaaaaactcctcaagaaatctttggaagattcctgaagaaatcgctgaaaagttttctgaaagtttacATATAAGAAAGAATATGAGAagtaatccctggacgaatctcagaaagaatcaacggaaaacttgtaggcatttctgcagaaatctctgaaggattttaaaaagaattcctgaaaaaatacagaagatCAATTGAAGATACTGCATGctgaagttcccgaagaaatccttaaaatacagaagaaatttctggagcaggcGTAATGGGTGATTTCTCGGTTACCGGCGGAAGTTGCACAAATGGTAAAGATGATCTGGTGGCGTTGTAATAATGAGCAATGAGCATAAATATGAAGAAGTAGATATTGTtaatctaataaaaaaaaaacggcatAGTGCATTGGACTAACTGCGTCACATGGATGCTGGCAGGGGATTATAATATTCTGTTGAAAACAAGCGTGTGAGAAGAAAAGCTTTTGGAATCATTGATAAACTATTTGAAATATTCTATCATTTATTGTACCTTCATAACATAACTTATAGATCTAAATTACAAGTCAATTTTTGGCAATCACTGCCCTCCTCATAGAACAACGCTCGCAACGGATCTATTGCTTTCCCGCATCCATAGCACGAACCGGCGCCGCATGGCCACTCACCACTTTGTAGTCCTTACCGTGCCCGGGAAGCGAAGCGGTATGAACCGTATCGCCACTGACGGCTTCGTATCGGGCAGCCTGTTGCGGGTTGGCCACCGCTACGCCCGCTGCTGCCGGTGTTGATACGTACATTCCATACGCAGAACCATAGGcttggttgttgttgttgctgttcacGTACGGTGTACTGACCGGTTTGGGAAGACCGTTGACTCCCTGGGGAGGGACGCTGGCCGGTTGTAGAAGCTGTTGGGGCTGTGTGAACTGTTGAGTTTGGTAGTTGACGAAAGGTACGGACGCAGGATTCGGTTGAGGCGCTCCATATTGGATAGCTTGTGGCTGTAGAACCGGATGCACAGCTGGTTGGAAAGGACTAGGGAACTGAGGGAAGAATTGTGGGAACTGTGGGAAGCCGGGGAATTGAGGATAGGCTGGGTTGGGGTAAGCTGGGTGGGGGTAGGCAGCGATGGGATACTGGTATGGCAGAGGAGCGAAGTTGTTGTACGGAGTTTGTGGTGGCAGGGTTTGTTGAGGTAATGGCGTGGCACTAGGATAAGGCTGGTAACCGTAGAATCCGTCCGGAGCTACGTTGAACGGTGTCAATGGCTGGACTGGCGGGTATTCTTGCTGTTCTACTTGCGGTAGAATGGGACCAGGAGGGGGCACTTGGACGACACTTTGTGCCGTCACACTGACCACAAGGGCCAAAATCGATGCTATGATCTAGGAAAATAAAACGTGAACCTTGAGTTAACGACGGCTGCTACTACCAAACCACATTCCAAACGTACCTTCATCGCCTTCCGTATATGTACTCCTCCAGATATCCGCAGTGTGTTCGATCGAAGTCTCAAATGTAATGTGATTGATATCCTCGACCCCGCAACAACTTTTATAGAtattaaaacaaaaatttgaaCCGATGTCCCCCGATCGGTCGGTTTCGGGTCAAATTTTCTGACGATCGTCGCGACTTTTCCACCAGTTAAAGGTGTCGTATTTCCAAGTGAAGCCCAAGGCCATTTGCTGTGCCTCTATATCATCATCCAGCAGAATGAACGGTTCTCTGGCAGAAAATTCGGTGGTCATCGGTTCGACACGCCTTTGTTTTTTTGGTAAGTATACGACTAATTCAATTTATCAACCGCGTTTTTGGCACCAAGTCTCAGTGGATCGGCGTGCCTTGAGCTCAGTCAAGTGTGACCAATGATTGCCGACTTGCGATCATGTTCCATTGTGGCTTCATTTTCGTTgtatatatttatttttaaatcacTGTCTGAGCAAATCATTTGATTCCTGCGATAACCCAGAACGCATGGAGGAAAGAGTAATAGGATAAGTGaccgcgaatattttttttatgattccaCTAGATTCAATTCATCATGTAACTGATCTGTGAAACAAATTTTATAAAGAGGCAGGCATAGAAAGACGACCGGGCTTCAGGATGGTTAAAAATACGGTATTTTTTCACACTGACCACAAACATTTTATCTTAGCTTACCTTGTCGACTATAAAGTTACTTTTCTGTTAACTGCAGCGTCCGGTAATTCCACCAgaacacggatttttttttcaccaaatttcatctctcaatttgtcaattagaaaCATTTCGTACCtgctagggtaattcgccaatt contains the following coding sequences:
- the LOC109421236 gene encoding nematocyst expressed protein 4-like gives rise to the protein MKIIASILALVVSVTAQSVVQVPPPGPILPQVEQQEYPPVQPLTPFNVAPDGFYGYQPYPSATPLPQQTLPPQTPYNNFAPLPYQYPIAAYPHPAYPNPAYPQFPGFPQFPQFFPQFPSPFQPAVHPVLQPQAIQYGAPQPNPASVPFVNYQTQQFTQPQQLLQPASVPPQGVNGLPKPVSTPYVNSNNNNQAYGSAYGMYVSTPAAAGVAVANPQQAARYEAVSGDTVHTASLPGHGKDYKVVSGHAAPVRAMDAGKQ